The following proteins come from a genomic window of Populus alba chromosome 12, ASM523922v2, whole genome shotgun sequence:
- the LOC118060602 gene encoding protein EXORDIUM-like 3, with protein sequence MAPSTSHASVLLVATILALLLAATPITCWRPWPHLKPNSSDLLYDSSKKFEGSSEFVHLRYHMGPVLTGNITVHTIWYGRWKKSQKKIIREFINSISTVNARPPSVSGWWRTVQLYTDQTGANISHTVHLGQEKNDRFYSHGKSLTRMSIQSVIKSAVTAKSKPLPTNPRNGLYLLLTSDDVYVQDFCGQVCGFHYFTFPSIVGYTLPYAWVGNSEKLCPGVCAYPFSVPKYIPGLKALKSPNGDVGVDGMISVIAHEIAELATNPLVNAWYAGQDPSFPVEIADLCEGIYGTGGGGSYTGQMLLDHDGATYNMNGIRRKFLVQWVWNHFVSYCTGPNALDQ encoded by the coding sequence ATGGCGCCAAGCACATCTCATGCTTCAGTGCTCCTCGTCGCCACCATACTTGCCCTGCTCCTTGCCGCCACTCCCATCACTTGCTGGCGTCCATGGCCTCACCTAAAACCCAACAGCTCAGACCTTCTTTATGATTCCTCCAAAAAGTTTGAAGGGTCATCAGAATTTGTTCACCTGCGTTATCACATGGGCCCAGTCCTGACCGGGAACATAACAGTCCACACAATCTGGTACGGTAGATGGAAAAAATCCCAGAAAAAGATTATTCGAGAGTTCATCAACTCAATCTCAACCGTCAATGCACGGCCACCGTCAGTTTCTGGGTGGTGGAGAACTGTGCAACTCTACACAGACCAAACTGGAGCCAACATCTCACATACTGTCCACTTAGGACAGGAAAAAAACGACAGGTTTTATTCTCACGGGAAGTCTTTAACGAGGATGTCTATACAGTCGGTGATCAAGAGTGCCGTCACGGCCAAATCTAAGCCGCTGCCTACCAATCCGAGGAACGGTTTGTATCTGTTGTTGACTTCCGATGACGTGTACGTTCAGGATTTTTGCGGGCAGGTTTGTGGGTTTCATTATTTTACATTCCCGTCGATCGTAGGGTACACGTTGCCTTATGCTTGGGTAGGTAACAGTGAAAAGCTGTGTCCTGGTGTGTGTGCTTATCCGTTTTCCGTGCCTAAGTATATACCTGGGTTGAAGGCACTAAAGTCACCGAACGGTGACGTGGGTGTTGATGGGATGATAAGTGTGATTGCTCATGAGATTGCGGAGCTGGCAACCAATCCATTGGTGAATGCTTGGTATGCAGGACAGGACCCAAGCTTTCCCGTGGAAATAGCTGATTTGTGTGAGGGCATTTACGGAACTGGAGGTGGTGGGTCCTATACAGGACAAATGTTGTTGGATCATGATGGTGCCACGTATAATATGAATGGGATCAGACGGAAGTTCTTGGTTCAGTGGGTTTGGAACCATTTCGTTAGTTACTGTACTGGCCCTAATGCCCTTGATCAGTAG